From Hymenobacter sediminicola:
ACGACATGAAAGTCAAAGCGTCCGTCAAGAAACGTAGCGTTGATTGCAAAATCATCCGCCGCAAAGGCAAACTCTACGTCATCAACAAAAAGAACCCGCGCTACAAACAGCGTCAAGGGTAGTAGCACCAGACTTTTTTAAAAAAGCACATGGCTCGTATTGCAGGGGTAGATATCCCAGACAACAAGCGCGGCGAAATCGCGCTGACCTACATTTTCGGCATTGGCCGTCCTTCTGCTCAGCAGATCCTCACCAAAGCAGGCGTTGACCTGAACAAGAAGGTGAAGGATTGGACTGAAGCTGAAGCCGGCGAAATCCGTAGCGTAATTGCTGCCGAATTCAAAACCGAAGGTGTGCTGCGCTCAGAAGTGCAGCTGAACATCAAGCGCCTCATGGACATCGGTTGCTACCGGGGTCTGCGTCACCGCAAAGGTCTGCCAGTTCGTGGTCAGCGCACCAAGAACAACTCGCGTACCCGCAAGGGTAAGCGTAAGACCGTTGCTGGCAAGAAAAAGGCTACTAAATAACCCGTAGTGGGAATCGTTGCCTGCTCTGATACGTTCAGGGCAGGCAACAACACCTCCCGCATATTTTTGCGATAACCAAATGGCACAAAAGAGAAAAGACAAAGCCAAGAAGCGCGTTGTCGTTGTCGAGCCGGTAGGCCAGGTTCACATCAAGGCCTCGTTCAACAACATCATCATTTCCATCACCAACAACAATGGCCAGGTTATTTCCTGGGCTTCGGCTGGTAAGATGGGTTTCCGCGGCTCCAAGAAGAACACGCCTTACGCTGCTCAGATGGCTGCTACCGATTGCGGTAAAGTAGCTCATGACTTAGGCATGCGCAAAGCTGAGGTGTTCGTGAAGGGCCCGGGCGCAGGCCG
This genomic window contains:
- the rpmJ gene encoding 50S ribosomal protein L36 codes for the protein MKVKASVKKRSVDCKIIRRKGKLYVINKKNPRYKQRQG
- the rpsM gene encoding 30S ribosomal protein S13; the encoded protein is MARIAGVDIPDNKRGEIALTYIFGIGRPSAQQILTKAGVDLNKKVKDWTEAEAGEIRSVIAAEFKTEGVLRSEVQLNIKRLMDIGCYRGLRHRKGLPVRGQRTKNNSRTRKGKRKTVAGKKKATK
- the rpsK gene encoding 30S ribosomal protein S11; translated protein: MAQKRKDKAKKRVVVVEPVGQVHIKASFNNIIISITNNNGQVISWASAGKMGFRGSKKNTPYAAQMAATDCGKVAHDLGMRKAEVFVKGPGAGRESAIRTLGNVGIEVTTIKDVTPLPHNGCRPPKRRRV